One genomic region from Harpia harpyja isolate bHarHar1 chromosome 1, bHarHar1 primary haplotype, whole genome shotgun sequence encodes:
- the LOC128139625 gene encoding protein 4.2-like has product MGQGLSIKKCDFKITMNNNNHHTEEISTERLMVRRGQPFTITVSFSAPIRNYLQQLKRTLLIVQTGSHPSKADGTQTEFPISSLGDQKQWSAALEERDPCFWTISVNTPANAPIGQYALLLHASKSDCHLGNFTLLFNPWCQDDEVFLANEAQRQEYILNQEGVIYLGTENAVLAQPWDFSQFEEDIVDICFTLLDVGERHQRDKDHTQRKNPIYICRTVAAMLNCDEFRGILTECGTGQYYNGTPPSKWLGSRPILQQWVASQYKPVRYGQCWVFAAVMCSVLRCLGIPTRVVTGFTWAHNTNSSLSVDEYYDEDGTLLTQDKSARVWTFHVWNECWMARADLLQEYSGWQALDATCQEKSTGPSFCGPAPVQAIKKGDTEVDYDVCYFFAALNAKCQVWIQKADDTLKPALGSTKYIGNNISTKSVGSERCEDITHSYKYPEGSLQGKEVLDKAYRKIKKLETTSSSSETHFSSIPTALEEPNLFIHLQSQSSPLLGQDVPLSIEMFNHSGGEKAIDLIVGAQSLHYNGMPITQLWKEEFHFILKSNEANNLQVSVPYSQYRKELGENHLLRLTAMLRVEDSFYVHFAQEEISICDPALTIEFPENMVQYQPSIAKISLLNPLTEPLEKCVIVVAGRGLIYKQREYRLDSVQPKSIRQLQIPFTPTQAGPRRLTAHLTCLQLQNLKSYKTIDVAAA; this is encoded by the exons ATGGGCCAAG GTCTGAGCATCAAAAAATGTGATTTCAAGATCACAATGAACAACAATAACCACCACACAGAAGAAATCAGCACTGAAAGGCTTATGGTGAGGCGCGGGCAGCCATTCACCATCACTGTGAGCTTCTCAGCTCCAATACGCAACTacctgcagcagctgaagaggaCCCTCCTCATAGTACAGACAG GATCACATCCTTCCAAAGCAGATGGAACCCAGACTGAGTTTCCCATCTCCAGCCTGGGAGACCAGAAGCAGTGGAGTGCAGCACTGGAAGAACGGGACCCATGCTTCTGGACGATCTCTGTGAACACGCCTGCCAATGCTCCCATTGGCCAGTACGCTTTGCTTTTACATGCGTCCAAGTCTGACTGTCACCTGGGCAACTTCACCCTTCTCTTTAATCCCTGGTGCCAAG ATGATGAGGTGTTCTTGGCTAATGAGGCACAGCGGCAGGAGTACATTTTAAACCAAGAGGGTGTCATCTACTTGGGGACTGAAAATGCAGTCCTAGCACAACCCTGGGACTTCAGTCAG TTTGAGGAGGATATTGTTGACATCTGCTTCACGCTGCTAGATGTAGGTGAACGCCATCAACGAGACAAGGATCACACCCAGCGCAAGAACCCTATTTACATCTGCCGCACAGTTGCTGCCATG ctgaaCTGTGATGAGTTTAGAGGAATCCTGACAGAATGTGGGACTGGGCAATACTATAATGGGACACCACCTTCCAAGTGGCTGGGAAGCAGACCCATCCTCCAGCAGTGGGTTGCATCGCAATACAAGCCTGTCCGCTACGGGCAGTGCTGGGTGTTTGCTGCAGTCATGTGTTCAG TTCTGAGGTGTCTGGGAATTCCTACCAGGGTGGTCACAGGCTTTACGTGGGCTCACAACACTAACAGCAGCCTGAGTGTGGATGAGTATTATGACGAAGATGGGACACTGCTTACACAAGACAAGAGTGCCCGTGTCTG GACCTTCCACGTTTGGAACGAATGCTGGATGGCACGAGCGGACTTGCTACAAGAGTACAGCGGGTGGCAGGCACTGGATGCCACCTGCCAGGAAAAAAGCACAG GTCCATCCTTCTGTGGGCCAGCCCCTGTTCAAGCCATCAAGAAAGGAGACACAGAAGTTGATTATGATGTCTGCTACTTCTTTGCTGCCCTCAATGCCAAGTGCCAGGTCTGGATACAAAAAGCAGATGACACCCTCAAGCCAGCTCTTGGTAGCACAAAGTACATTGGCAACAACATCAGCACCAAGAGCGTGGGCAGTGAACGCTGTGAGGATATCACACACAGCTACAAGTATCCTGAAG GTTCTCTTCAGGGAAAAGAAGTACTTGACAAAGCCTacagaaagataaagaaacttgagacaaccagcagcagcagtgaaacaCATTTTAGCTCCATTCCTACTGCCCTCGAAGAGCCTAACCTCTTCATCCACCTCCAGTCACAGAGTTCTCCGCTACTGGGACAAGATGTTCCGCTTTCCATTGAAATGTTTAACCACAGTGGTGGAGAAAAAGCTATTGACCTGATAGTTGGGGCCCAGTCTCTGCATTATAATGGCATGCCCATTACCCAACTTTGGAAGGAAGAGTTTCATTTTATCCTCAAAAGCAATGAAG CTAACAACCTGCAGGTCTCTGTGCCTTACTCACAGTACAGAAAAGAGTTGGGAGAGAACCATCTGCTTAGGCTGACTGCCATGCTGAGAGTCGAGGACTCCTTCTACGTACACTTTGCACAGGAAGAGATCAGCATTTGTGATCCTGCTCTCACTATTGAG TTTCCAGAAAACATGGTACAGTATCAGCCAAGCATAGCAAAGATCAGCCTCCTGAACCCTCTCACTGAACCCTTGGAGAAGTGTGTGATAGTGGTGGCAGGGCGAGGGCTCATTTACAAACAAAGAGAGTACAG GCTGGACTCTGTGCAACCTAAAAGCATTCGACAGCTGCAAATCCCATTCACCCCCACCCAAGCAGGGCCCAGAAGACTCACTGCACATCTTACCTGCCTTCAACTCCAGAACCTGAAGAGCTACAAAACTATCGACGTTGCAGCTGCCTGA
- the CCNDBP1 gene encoding cyclin-D1-binding protein 1 isoform X2 encodes MEAREPLRELRGALRAVLARVRGQTFKVTSQEATKLSLAFSGPPLTSAEDCRKLSEDVQNAILAVATVYYWLPKGQGTTLRKMVRDATTEVVEGMIQLTETILSAPLESLSQDQLISTGGVWEACEQVSNLPRDNQAAVASALAACLGVVKDALEEMEHALVEGQDPYSDIMEDEELGFRGNRDTYWSEADRKLLSSCMGLMKASKACLKKVLGVVKAYGKVDSPEQIAQLDDLADIANEISPSVDELALSMYPPMNQLAVRLNAAKLASVLKKLLEITKTSHVCPPSEEGWVQFLTGAVDHNMNKIKNFTHGQL; translated from the exons ATGGAGGCGCGGGAGCCGCTGCGGGAGCTGCGCGGCGCGCTGCGTGCGGTGCTGGCACGGGTCCGAG GTCAGACATTCAAAGTAACATCACAGGAAGCTACAAAGCTGAGTCTGGCATTCTCAGGGCCTCCACTGACTTCTGCAGAG GATTGCCGGAAGCTGAGTGAAGATGTCCAAAATGCCATTCTTGCAGTTGCCACAGTGTACTACTGGCTCCCCAAGGGCCAAG GTACTACTCTTCGGAAGATGGTGCGAGATGCTACCACAGAAGTAGTGGAAGGAATGATCCAACTCACAGAAACAATTCTCAGTGCTCCATTGGAGAG cttgTCTCAAGATCAGCTTATATCAACTGGTGGTGTGTGGGAGGCATGTGAGCAAGTGTCCAACCTGCCACGAG ataACCAGGCAGCAGTTGCATCAGCTCTGGCTGCATGTCTAGGTGTGGTCAAGGATGCTCTGGAGGAGATGGAACAC GCTCTGGTGGAAGGGCAAGACCCCTACAGTGACATCATGGAAGATGAAGAGCTGGGCTTTCGGGGCAACAGAGATACGTATTGGTCAGAAGCTGACCGGAAGCTGCTTAGCTCCTGCATGGGATTAATGAAGGCTTCTAAAGCTTGCCTGAAGAAGGTCTTGGGTGTAGTGAAGGCTTATGGCAAAGTTGATTCTCCAGAGCAGATCGCTCAGCTGGATGATCTTGCAGACATTGCTAATGAGATCAGTCCAAG TGTTGATGAGCTGGCACTGAGCATGTATCCACCTATGAACCAGTTGGCTGTGCGACTCAAT gCTGCTAAGTTGGCCTCGGTATTAAAGAAACTCTTAGAGATTACAAA GACAAGCCATGTATGTCCACCATCAGAGGAAGGCTGGGTGCAGTTTCTAACTGGTGCAGTAGATCACAACATGAACAAAATCAAGAACTTCACACATGGTCAACTTTAG
- the CCNDBP1 gene encoding cyclin-D1-binding protein 1 isoform X1, whose amino-acid sequence MEAREPLRELRGALRAVLARVREGEPGEGREPFELPRFWDALGQTFKVTSQEATKLSLAFSGPPLTSAEDCRKLSEDVQNAILAVATVYYWLPKGQGTTLRKMVRDATTEVVEGMIQLTETILSAPLESLSQDQLISTGGVWEACEQVSNLPRDNQAAVASALAACLGVVKDALEEMEHALVEGQDPYSDIMEDEELGFRGNRDTYWSEADRKLLSSCMGLMKASKACLKKVLGVVKAYGKVDSPEQIAQLDDLADIANEISPSVDELALSMYPPMNQLAVRLNAAKLASVLKKLLEITKTSHVCPPSEEGWVQFLTGAVDHNMNKIKNFTHGQL is encoded by the exons ATGGAGGCGCGGGAGCCGCTGCGGGAGCTGCGCGGCGCGCTGCGTGCGGTGCTGGCACGGGTCCGAG AGGGCGAACCGGGCGAGGGCCGCGAGCCGTTCGAGCTGCCGCGCTTCTGGGACGCGCTAG GTCAGACATTCAAAGTAACATCACAGGAAGCTACAAAGCTGAGTCTGGCATTCTCAGGGCCTCCACTGACTTCTGCAGAG GATTGCCGGAAGCTGAGTGAAGATGTCCAAAATGCCATTCTTGCAGTTGCCACAGTGTACTACTGGCTCCCCAAGGGCCAAG GTACTACTCTTCGGAAGATGGTGCGAGATGCTACCACAGAAGTAGTGGAAGGAATGATCCAACTCACAGAAACAATTCTCAGTGCTCCATTGGAGAG cttgTCTCAAGATCAGCTTATATCAACTGGTGGTGTGTGGGAGGCATGTGAGCAAGTGTCCAACCTGCCACGAG ataACCAGGCAGCAGTTGCATCAGCTCTGGCTGCATGTCTAGGTGTGGTCAAGGATGCTCTGGAGGAGATGGAACAC GCTCTGGTGGAAGGGCAAGACCCCTACAGTGACATCATGGAAGATGAAGAGCTGGGCTTTCGGGGCAACAGAGATACGTATTGGTCAGAAGCTGACCGGAAGCTGCTTAGCTCCTGCATGGGATTAATGAAGGCTTCTAAAGCTTGCCTGAAGAAGGTCTTGGGTGTAGTGAAGGCTTATGGCAAAGTTGATTCTCCAGAGCAGATCGCTCAGCTGGATGATCTTGCAGACATTGCTAATGAGATCAGTCCAAG TGTTGATGAGCTGGCACTGAGCATGTATCCACCTATGAACCAGTTGGCTGTGCGACTCAAT gCTGCTAAGTTGGCCTCGGTATTAAAGAAACTCTTAGAGATTACAAA GACAAGCCATGTATGTCCACCATCAGAGGAAGGCTGGGTGCAGTTTCTAACTGGTGCAGTAGATCACAACATGAACAAAATCAAGAACTTCACACATGGTCAACTTTAG
- the ZNFX1 gene encoding NFX1-type zinc finger-containing protein 1 yields MAGAGQEPCSWQPRAGGRGRADHWDTGFIRRGGNRTNNVSGQAAHLRESPQASNYTLLPGQREERLGGWIWRVPQSSKNKPRNQDGQANSGATGHWNKQENEGRRVRHQGGQAHERASEPWNEQENEGRGRGYHSGQAHERARGPYNEEENEGRGRKYQGGQTCERARGPWNEQENEGRGRGCHSGQAHERARGPYNEEENEGRGRKYQGGQTCERARGPWNEQENEGRGRRYQGGQAQEGDRGLRNGQGNEGRGRRMQPQENPHFYQNPTPVGAQLSEQPQQVKRIGYKFLESLLQKDPSEVVITLASSSGLKELLSQMAMKPNFLQLVCQVLRKACSSRMDRQSVQQLLGVVKESNFLKICLPQYVSDMMTEAVPAVRHQYPVHISNIISLLQDLVSIFPVSSVQKISILLTVLPASINALRASGVDITEETEKNLNKVQMLVQHLQEKRREGTLRADNYTLMQPQTDGQEETYRTMTIYPTYNEVHLDEKPFLRPNNVSGRYESTSIYLDTHFRLLREDFVRPLREGILELLQSFEDKGLRKKKFDDIRIYFDTKIITPLCSPTGIVYKVQFDIKPLKFVRWQNSKRLLYGSLICMSKDHFETCLFATVSNRDNADLAHGIVQLCFNTQSQALLAEVQPSDSFLMVETTAYFEAYLHVLEGLQEIQEEDIPFQKYIVECDAQVKKPAYLTMDTAYNFAPLMEDPLSDEEIHPDGLRRQSVHVLDPKQWLSAETLRLDESQMQALSLALTKELAIIQGPPGTGKTYVGLKIVQALLTNKHVWQTTVQKSPILVVCYTNHALDQFLEGIYTFQKHEMVRVGGRSSSEVLKQFTLRELRKKCEFRHSLPMHLRRAYVNITSEMKQAEQELCEGAKHLECTTYGVLHERQLEACIAPHHWDSLMNGLDGEEFYYSASQHSMILEWLGLGVTVFTQDAAENIDAENPGGEQEWEGEAEEELLEIPEEADLIQADRVIEDEEAARPQGRKEEEHRAAHGLARVLLAMKLEDQEEETAQPRQKTAEWEVTAAQRKKMKQKMKAELCKLSAMSELEAKAIQDLWQLDLNSRWRLYRLWLQTYQGFIRRQILRHEQQYQAAAERLTELRLQEDFCVLKEAQVVGMTTTGAAKYRQILQKVKPRIVIIEEAAEVLEAHTITTLSKACQHLILIGDHQQLRPSANVYDLAKNFNLEVSLFERLVKVNFPFVRLKYQHRMRPEIAQLLSPHIYQELENHPSVLKYENIKGVLSNLFFVEHDFPEQEIQEGKSHQNPHEAQFVVELCKYFLCQDYLPSQITILTTYTGQLFCLRKLMPAKTFAGVKVHVVDKYQGEENDIILLSLVRSNKEERTGFLQIPNRICVALSRAKKGLYCIGNMRMLGKVPLWSKIIHTLREKGHIGRSLVLCCQNHPETKTLVSTAADFSKVPEGGCSRPCEFRLSCGHVCTRACHPYDVEHKEYQCLKPCQKVLCADGHRCPWSCYEPCGPCMVIVEKTISKCGHLQMVPCFTPDSEFLCQEPCQKKLNCGHACNKFCGQECTKQCPELVTVMLKCGHNQQLKCWIAEEMKDEKPVECKTKCSVTLECGHVCAGSCHTCFEGRFHKPCNSPCKRFLVCSHKCQQPCTIECPPCQLECQNHCVHSRCKKKCGASCFLCAEPCEWRCQHYRCTNLCSEPCNRPRCNVPCAKLLCCGHPCIGLCGEPCPNKCLVCDREELTQIFFGFEEDPDARFVQLEDCGHVFESQGLDHYMDEDDDVIKLKVCPICQTPIRKNLRYGTIVKRRLDEIEKVKDKIQGPAQEIESSRQRLQAALMGNAVLQRNLPLKYLMLEDKLRASDLSTKSIGLIENQLNFYERVADLTNSLSKIDASERKGLRKRLNEVQEWLDKPRLSFTGQELSDLQSEIQRLTYWLSLLARCKGASGTIAPALAAEIASAREILEGTKKFTEEDEAVAKAALERLSAALPLSGLGISEAERVQIVRAIGCPRGHWFKCRNGHIYVIGDCGGAMERSKCPECHAVIGGTNHTLDSTNSLASEMDGATHAAWSETANNLLNFEELHRLL; encoded by the exons ATGGCGGGCGCCGGGCAGGAGCCTTGCTCCTGGCAGCCCCGAGCTGGAGGGAGAG ggcGTGCAGATCATTGGGATACTGGCTTTATACGAAGAGGCGGAAACAGAACAAATAATGTGTCGGGCCAGGCAGCTCACTTAAGGGAAAGCCCCCAAGCCAGTAATTATACTCTTCTACCTGGGCAAAGAGAGGAGAGACTTGGTGGTTGGATTTGGAGGGTTCCTCAATCAAGCAAGAATAAACCAAGAAACCAAGATGGACAGGCCAACAGCGGAGCCACAGGACACTGGAACAAACAGGAGAATGAGGGAAGGAGAGTGAGGCATCAAGGTGGACAAGCACATGAGAGGGCCAGCGAACCCTGGAATGAGCAGGAAAATGAGGGTAGAGGAAGGGGGTATCACAGTGGACAAGCACATGAGAGGGCTAGAGGACCCtataatgaggaagaaaatgaaggtagGGGGAGGAAGTATCAAGGTGGACAAACATGTGAGAGGGCCAGAGGACCCTGGAATGAGCAAGAAAATGAGGGTAGAGGAAGGGGGTGTCACAGTGGACAAGCACATGAGAGGGCTAGAGGACCCtataatgaggaagaaaatgaaggtagGGGGAGGAAGTATCAAGGTGGACAAACATGTGAGAGGGCCAGAGGACCCTGGAATGAGCAAGAAAATGAGGGTAGGGGAAGGAGGTATCAAGGTGGACAAGCCCAGGAAGGCGATAGAGGGCTGAGGAATGGACAGGGTAATGAAGGTAGGGGAAGGAGGATGCAACCTCAGGAGAATCCTCACTTCTACCAGAACCCTACCCCAGTTGGTGCCCAGCTCAGTGAGCAGCCTCAGCAAGTCAAAAGGATTGGCTATAAATTCCTAGAAAGTCTTCTCCAGAAAGACCCTTCAGAAGTTGTCATCACACTTGCTTCCAGTTCAGGTTTGAAGGAACTTCTTTCCCAAATGGCTATGAAACCCAATTTCCTTCAGCTCGTTTGCCAGGTGCTTCGAAAAGCATGCAGTTCCCGAATGGATAGACAGAGTGTCCAACAGCTTCTTGGAGTGGTGAAGGAGTCCAACTTTCTCAAGATCTGTCTGCCACAGTATGTGTCTGACATGATGACAGAAGCAGTCCCTGCTGTACGTCATCAGTACCCTGTCCATATTAGCAACATCATTTCACTTCTTCAGGACCTGGTCAGTATTTTCCCAGTCAGCTCTGTGCAGAAAATCTCCATTCTCTTGACAGTCTTGCCAGCATCCATAAATGCCCTGAGAGCTTCTGGTGTGGACAtcacagaagaaacagagaagaatcTAAATAAAGTCCAGATGCTTGTGCAGCATCTGCAGGAGAAGAGACGTGAAGGCACACTGAGGGCTGATAACTATACTCTTATGCAGCCTCAGACTGATGGTCAGGAAGAAACCTATCGTACAATGACCATTTATCCAACCTATAATGAGGTACACCTTGATGAGAAACCCTTTCTACGTCCCAATAATGTTTCTGGAAGATATGAGAGCACCAGCATTTATCTTGACACCCATTTCCGGCTTTTGAGAGAAGATTTTGTAAGGCCTTTAAGGGAAGGTATTTTGGAGCTTTTGCAGAGCTTTGAGGACAAAggtttgagaaagaaaaaatttgatGATATCAGGATCTACTTTGATACAAAGATTATTACCCCTCTCTGTTCCCCAACTGGTATTGTTTACAAGGTCCAGTTTGACATAAAACCATTGAAGTTTGTACGATGGCAGAATTCGAAACGGTTGCTATATGGATCCCTGATCTGCATGTCCAAAGATCACTTTGAAACATGCCTTTTTGCCACTGTTTCTAATCGTGATAATGCAGATCTTGCCCATGGGATTGTGCAGCTTTGTTTTAATACACAGAGCCAGGCACTGCTGGCAGAGGTTCAGCCCTCAGACTCCTTCCTCATGGTAGAGACAACTGCCTACTTTGAGGCCTATCTGCATGTGTTAGAAGGGTTACAGGAAATCCAGGAAGAAGATATCCCATTCCAGAAGTACATCGTGGAATGTGATGCACAGGTGAAGAAGCCAGCATACCTGACAATGGATACTGCCTACAACTTTGCACCCTTGATGGAAGATCCCCTGTCGGATGAAGAGATACACCCTGATGGTTTGAGAAGGCAAAGTGTCCATGTTCTAGATCCCAAGCAGTGGCTTTCAGCGGAAACCTTGAGATTAGATGAGTCTCAGATGCAGGCACTGAGTCTTGCACTCACTAAGGAGCTGGCTATTATCCAAGGACCTCCTGGGACTG GAAAGACTTACGTGGGTTTGAAGATTGTGCAGGCTCTCTTGACTAATAAGCATGTGTGGCAAACCACTGTCCAGAAGTCTCCTATCCTTGTAGTCTGCTACACTAACCATGCACTGGATCAGTTCTTGGAAG GAATATACACATTCCAAAAACATGAGATGGTGCGTGTTGGGGGCAGAAGTAGTAGTGAAGTCCTGAAGCAGTTCACCTTGAGGGAGCTGAGGAAGAAGTGTGAATTCCGACACAGCTTGCCAATGCATCTCCGCAGAGCCTATGTGAAT ATAACCAGTGAGATGAAACAGGCTGAGCAGGAGCTCTGTGAAGGAGCAAAGCACTTGGAGTGCACAACATACGGAGTTCTGCATGAGCGCCAGTTGGAAGCATGCATTGCGCCCCATCACTGGGACAGTCTGATGAATGGTCTG GATGGTGAGGAGTTTTACTACAGTGCTTCACAACACTCAATGATTCTGGAGTGGCTGGGCCTTGGTGTAACTGTCTTCACCCAGGATGCTGCAGAGAATATAGATGCTGAGaatccag GTGGTGAGCAGGAGTGGGAAGGTGAAGCAGAAGAGGAGCTTTTGGAGATCCCAGAGGAGGCTGACCTGATTCAAGCTGACAGAGTGATTGAGGATGAGGAGGCAGCAAGGcctcagggaaggaaggaggaagagcacAGAGCTGCTCATGGACTAGCCAGAGTGCTGTTGGCTATGAAGCTGGAGGACCAGGAAGAAGAAACAGCCCAACCACGACAGAAGACTGCAGAGTGGGAG GTAACTGCTgcccagaggaagaaaatgaaacagaagatgaAGGCTGAGCTCTGTAAACTGAGTGCAATGTCGGAGTTAGAGGCCAAGGCTATTCAGGATCTGTGGCAACTTGACCTGAACTCCCGCTGGAGGCTTTACAG GCTTTGGCTGCAGACCTATCAGGGGTTTATTCGACGGCAGATTCTGCGGCATGAACAGCAGtatcaggcagcagcagaaaggctGACAGAACTGAGGCTGCAGGAAGATTTCTGCGTTCTCAAGGAGGCCCAAGTTGTGGGGATGACAACTACAG GTGCTGCCAAATACCGTCAGATCTTGCAAAAAGTAAAGCCACGAATTGTCATTATAGAAGAGGCAGCAGAGGTGCTTGAGGCTCACACCATTACTACTCTGAGTAAAGCTTGCCAGCATCTCATCCTCATTGGAGATCACCAGCAG CTGCGGCCTAGTGCAAATGTATATGACCTGGCCAAGAATTTCAATCTGGAAGTCTCTCTGTTTGAACGGCTGGTGAAAGTCAATTTCCCCTTTGTCCGCCTGAAATACCAA CACCGCATGCGTCCTGAAATTGCCCAGCTTCTCAGTCCTCATATATACCAGGAGTTGGAGAACCATCCCTCTGTCCTGAAGTATGAGAACATAAAA GGGGTCTTATCTAACCTCTTCTTTGTGGAACATGACTTTCCTGAGCAAGAGATCCAGGAAGGGAAAAGCCACCAGAACCCACATGAGGCCCAGTTTGTAGTGGAACTGTGCAAATACTTCTTGTGTCAGGATTATCTACCTTCTCAGATCACCATTCTCACTACTTACACTGGACAGCTTTTCTGTCTGCGTAAGCTCATGCCAGCCAAGACCTTTGCAGGTGTGAAGGTTCATGTGGTAGATAAGTACCAGGGGGAGGAGAATGATATTATTCTGCTGTCTCTTGTGCGGAGCAACAAAGAGGAGAGAACTGGGTTCTTGCAGATCCCTAATCGGATATGCGTAGCATTATCCAGAGCTAAGAAAGGGCTGTATTGTATTGGAAATATGAGAATGCTTGGCAAGGTTCCTCTCTGGAGCAAGATCATTCACACCCTTCGGGAGAAGGGTCACATTGGCCGCTCATTGGTGCTTTGCTGTCAAAACCACCCTGAAACCAAGACACTGGTATCTACAGCAGCAGACTTCAGCAAAGTCCCAGAAGGAGGCTGTAGTCGTCCCTGTGAATTTAGGCTGAGTTGCGGACATGTTTGCACAAGGGCATGTCACCCATATGACGTAGAGCACAAAGAGTACCAGTGTCTGAAGCCTTGTCAAAAGGTGCTTTGTGCAGATGGTCACCGCTGTCCGTGGTCATGTTACGAGCCCTGTGGACCATGCATGGTGATAGTAGAGAAAACTATTTCTAAGTGTGGCCACCTGCAGATGGTGCCATGCTTTACTCCAGACAGTGAGTTTCTTTGCCAAGAACCTTGCCAGAAAAAGTTGAACTGTGGGCATGCATGCAACAAATTCTGTGGGCAGGAATGCACTAAGCAGTGTCCTGAACTGGTTACAGTCATGCTGAAATGTGGCCACAACCAGCAACTTAAATGCTGGATTGCTGAGGAGATGAAAGACGAGAAGCCTGTGGAATGTAAGACTAAGTGTTCTGTCACACTGGAGTGTGGACATGTGTGCGCAGGTTCCTGTCATACCTGCTTTGAAGGAAGATTTCATAAGCCATGTAACAGCCCGTGCAAGCGCTTCTTGGTCTGCTCCCACAAGTGTCAGCAGCCTTGTACTATAGAATGCCCTCCCTGTCAGCTGGAATGTCAGAACCACTGTGTCCACAGCAGGTGTAAAAAGAAATGTGGAGCGAGCTGTTTTCTGTGTGCTGAGCCATGTGAGTGGCGGTGCCAGCACTACCGGTGTACCAATCTTTGCTCTGAACCATGCAATAGGCCTCGCTGCAATGTACCATGTGCTAAGCTGCTGTGCTGTGGTCATCCTTGTATTGGATTGTGCGGAGAGCCTTGCCCAAATAAGTGCCTTGTTTGTGACCGTGAGGAACTCACCCAGATCTTTTTTGGCTTTGAGGAAGACCCAGACGCTCGATTTGTACAGCTTGAAGACTGTGGCCACGTCTTTGAGTCCCAAGGCCTTGACCATTATatggatgaagatgatgatgtcATCAAGCTGAAGGTATGCCCTATCTGTCAGACACCTATCAGAAAGAATTTGAGATATGGCACCATTGTGAAAAGACGGCTAGATGAGATAGAAAAGGTGAAAGACAAAATCCAAGGCCCAGCACAGGAAATTGAGTCTAGTAGACAAAGACTGCAGGCTGCACTGATGGGGAATGCTGTTCTGCAGAGGAATCTACCCCTTAAGTACCTCATGCTAGAAGATAAACTCAGAGCTTCTGATCTTTCAACAAAGAGTATCGGACTAATTGAGAACCAGCTTAACTTCTACGAACGTGTAGCTGACCTAACCAATTCTCTGAGTAAAATTGATGCGAGTGAGAGGAAGGGGCTGAGAAAGCGGCTGAATGAAGTCCAGGAGTGGCTGGATAAGCCACGCCTCAGTTTTACAGGACAGGAGCTCTCTGACCTGCAGTCTGAGATTCAGAGACTGACTTATTGGCTGAGCCTCTTGGCAAGGTGCAAAGGTGCAAGCGGGACGATCgccccagcactggcagcagaGATTGCCAGCGCGCGTGAGATCCTGGAAGGGACAAAGAAATTCACGGAGGAGGATGAGGCTGTGGCGAAGGCTGCCCTGGAGAGGCTCTCCGCGGCCTTGCCCCTGTCGGGGCTGGGGATCTCCGAAGCGGAGCGGGTGCAGATTGTCCGTGCTATTGGCTGTCCCCGCGGCCACTGGTTCAAGTGCAGAAATGGGCATATCTACGTCATTGGGGACTGTGGGGGGGCAATGGAGAGGAGCAAGTGCCCTGAATGCCACGCGGTCATCGGGGGCACAAACCACACGCTGGACAGCACCAACAGCCTCGCCTCCGAGATGGACGGTGCGACCCACGCCGCCTGGTCCGAGACGGCCAACAACCTGCTCAACTTTGAGGAGCTCCACCGCCTGCTGTAG